In the Prionailurus viverrinus isolate Anna chromosome A3, UM_Priviv_1.0, whole genome shotgun sequence genome, AGGAATGACCAGATCCAAGTGAGACTTTCTGAAGGGGGATGATTGGATCCGAGGGAAGACTTCCTGAGGAGGAACGACCGGATCCCGAGTGAGACTTTCTGAGGAGAGATGATTGGATCCTGAGGGGAGACTTCCTGAGGAGGGATGATTGGATCCTGAGGGGAGACTTCCTGAGGAGGGACGACCGGATCCCGAGTGAGACTTTCTGAGGAGAGATGATTGGATCCTGAGGGGAGACTTCCTGAGGAGGGACGACCGGATCCCGAGTGAGACTTTCTGAGGAGAGATGATCGGATCCTGAGGGGAGGCTTCCTGAGGAGGGACGACCGGATCCCGAGTGAGGCAGAAGAGGGATGACCAGATCCGGAGACTTCCTGAGGAGGGACGACCGGATCCAAGTGAGACTTTCTGAAGGGGGATGATTGGATCCGAGGGGAGGCTTCCCGAGGAGGGACGACTAGATCTGAAGACTTCCTGAGAAGGGATGACCGGATCCCAGGTGAGGCTTCCCGAGGAGAGACGACCGGATCCTGAGTGAGACTTTCCAAGGAGAGATGATTGGATCCTGAGGGGAAGCTTCCTGAGGAGGGACGACCAGACCCAAGCGAGGCTTCCCGAGGAGGGACGACTCGAAAGGCTGGCAAACCATCGGGACGAGCCGGAGGTCAAGGTGGAGCCGTGGCCGGCGAGTCGTGGCGAGACCCTCCGGAGccgccctccacccacccccacccccgaggccAGCAGGGTGACCGGCCCCCCGCTGTGCGCGCCCGGGGGACACCCGCCTCCTGCCGGCCTCCGCGGTCCCTCCGCACCCCTCTCCGCGGCTCCCGGCTTCCTGAGGCCTCCGCCGGCGCTGCAGCCGGGCCCGCACGCACCGAGCGCCCGCAGCAGGCCGGCCcgtcgggggggtggggggtggcggggaaggGCCCTGGCTCCCCGGACGGGAGCCGAGCCGGTGCCCGTCCGCCTCCGCCTCCTGCTCcggcctcggggggggggggggcccgccGGGGAGTGCGGTCACTCTCCGCACCGACATCCGTCACCTCCTCCCCGGAGCCTCTGGCTTCTGTCACGTCGGCGCCGCAAACGTCGCGGTGCCCGCCGCAGCTCAGGCGGGAAAAGACCGGCCCGATCTCTTCACGGGCCCTGAGGGACTCGGGGACATCGGCGCCGGGTCCCCCCACTCCCGCACCTCGGGCGGGGGGCGACACTGCCTCGGTCACAGCCCGGGGATCCCGGGACAACCGGCCTCTGACTCCACGCACGCGGGCCAGGTGCTCGGGCCCTGGCCCGCTGGCCGGGGGACAGGTTAGGGGCACGGGGCCAGGGCCACCAGAACGTCAGTGGAGATACCTCTTGGTGTCACGTGGCAGACCCCGGCTGCTGCCCCGTCCCCGGGTCCCGGGCTGCGCCGCGAGGGTGGGAGGCCGGCGCGTGCCGGGGAAGCGCCCGGATGCTTCCTCACCCTCCGGCCCGAGGGGGCCCCGCGGAGCCCGGGCGGCACCTTCTCCGGAGGAGGGCCCGTGGCCTCGTGTCACGGGGCAGagggcccgggcccgggcccggcTCTTCCCTCCCGGAGACGGTGCTTCCTCACACTTCCCCCACGGGGGCGGCACTCAGGGCCTCACGAGCAGACCCACGGCACCCCGCGCCCCGGGGTCCACCGGCCCCAGGACCGGCCCCCCCGGGACCGGAGGCAGGAGGCATCGCCCCCTCCCGTCCCCGGGGATGGAAAGAGAGGCAGGTTCGCTGCCTCCCTTGCCCGGGACCGTGCTCACCGGGGAGAAGGCTTTCGGTGACAACTGCCCAAGACAGTCAGTTAGgcaagttgggggtggggggctcggcGTCCGCAAGCCGCTGGCAGCGGTAGGACGGCGAATTGTTAAAAAGGCCGGTTTTACCTTCTTTACCGAGTCAGCTCATGTGCTTGAAGACGAGTTCCAGGCCTGAGAACGTACGgcacccacccccaacccagaCGGCCGTCCTTcacctctgtgcccctgccccccagcccccgggCACGAAGGGCGGTGGCGCAGGGCTGGTCTGGTGCCGCCCCCTCCCTGACGCGCAGATCCCGAGCACGGCACCTGCCCTCGGGGGTCTCGCTCGTCTGCACTGGCCCCGCGCCGGCAGACACGCCAGGTGCCCAGCTCCCGCAGAGCCTGTCTCCCTCCGGACAACGTGCCGGGGGCACAGGGGGACAAGACCTCGTTCCCACCCTCCGGCCCAGAACACGAATTAAGGAGAACGACACAAGCAGGGACGGTAAAACTCACGTTTATTAAGCGACTACCGTGTGCCAAGAAACTAAGAGGTGCCTGGCCAGCAGCCAAGGCCTGGTGTCCGGGGCCCCCTCCGATGTGCCCAAGCCCAGCCACACGGCCCACGGACGCGACTGCCACGCCACCCTGCGAGCGCAGTGGGAGCGCGGCACTGGGCGGCGGGGATCCCTTGGTCCCGAACCGGCAGAGAGCAGCCCACGCAGGTCCCAGCCTGCAGGCCAGCTAGCCAGCTGCGGGGACACTGCCCGTCTCCACCTCAGGGTCCCTGGCAAAGTCACATTCCCTACGGTCCCCCCCCCAAGTGCCGTGCTGCCCTCTGCCCCGGCACCGAAACGGTTTGGTCACCACCGGAGAAACCTCCCTAGCGCTCAGCGCAGGCTTCCCCCAGGCTGGCTCTCCCCGCCCTTCCGGTTTGGGCCCCGTGACCTGCTCCGTGTAGACCACCGGCAGGACCACCCTCGACTCCTTCGATCTCCCGCATCCTTCTGTGCAGACCACGTGCGGGACCGCCGCAACTCCCTGGATCTTCCAGAGCCTTCCTAGCCTCGCTCCTTGGTTTTCCTTGTCTGGAATCTCTCTCCCAGACACGTCTTCTGTTACGAGTTAAACGTGTTCCTCAAAATATTCGGTTCGAGTCCCAACCCCCAGAGCCTGCCAACGCGGCCAGATTTGAAAACGACGTCTTTACACCGTATTCGAGTCCAGGAGAGGTCAGACTGAGGTCGAGGGAGCCCTAAATCCTACGAACGGCGTCCTTAAAAGAAAAGGGCGATTCGGACACAGAGATACACACGGAGAAGAACACCCCGGGAAGGccgaggcaggggtggggtgaggcgTCGACAAGCCCGCAGCACCAGGAGCTCAGAGAAAAACAGCAGAGCCTCCCCGAGAGCCCCCAGAAAGTCACCAGCCCTGCTCATGGCTTCATTTTGgaccttctggcctccagaggATGAAAAGTAAATTTCTACCGTTCTAAACCACCGAGTTTACGACAACGTCAcggcagccacaggaaatgaaCACGTCTGCTTCTCCCCGACGCTTCCACTGGTGGAACCAGGGTCACAGACGCTCTAGTACGTACCGAGCACTAGCTGTGCCAGGCAGCGTGCCACGCTAGGGACACAGCGAAGAATAATTCGGTAACGTGCAAACTCAGGAGCCCCGGCAACCTGTCAAAGCGCTGCAGTTACCACAGGACTGccaagagagaatgggggaggggatgtcTGAGTGGGCCTTGAAGGCCGAGCAGAAGTTTGCCGGGCAAAGTCCTGCTCAAATAGATGCTGAGGACAAGCCGTGTACTTCCTGCTCTCTCGCCTCCCTCAACGCTCCGAGCGTGGGTGTAAGACCCGTACCTCTCAGCCCCTCACAGCCAGCCAGCAAGACCCCCACCCGTTCCCTGCCACAGCGCCAAGGTAACACGCGCACTGCCAATCCCGTCAGTACAAATCAGGCGAGGGCCTAAACGGAAGACCCGTTTTCCCCGGTCAGCGAGTTTCCCTCTTTGCGACCTGATGCCTGGGGACATCAGGCGCTCTGGCACGCGGTTTTGCCCGAAGACTTCTGGGAGCTTTAACGGGGCGTGAGCGCAAAGTGCAGATAGTTAGATGGGTGCTAAGCCAAAAGAGGCTTTGGAAACAGTGTCTGCGCTCATCACATTCGAGCTCCAAAAAGGCAAGGTGCCAGGCAACCCCCCTGGATTGCCCGAGGGTGCCTCTGAGCCAATCGTTTGACCCTGTGTTTAGCCAGGCGCTCCCAGGGCAGTCACTGGCGACAGGTGACCCTGGAGCCACTGTGCGGGTCTGTCTCCCCGCAAGCCACTTAACAGCAACCACGCTTGTCTTcactatgcctcagtttccctatctgtaaaacgAACACAGTACCTGCCTGCCACAAAGAGTTAAGATCCGCAAAGCCCGGCGAGCAGGCAATGCAAAAAGTGCTCGGTGTTTACTAAACAAACGCAAAGGTCGCACTTCTGCCCCTTCTCAGGTGCTCTTTCCCGTTCGCAGCTCGCTGACGTCCACTCGCCAAAACCGgccgcagcaaaggcagtctgcAGACAGGCGAGAGGCAGAGGACAAGGTCCACAAGGTCCTGGCGAGCCCCTAAGCAAGGGGGCCGCGGTCGTGAAGGCGAACCCCGCCGGCGAGAAGCAGCCAGTGGGGAACCGAGGCGCACCGCTGACCCGAGACTCCCCAGGGCGAAAAAGAAACCAGGGCAGCTGCCAGAGACGCCGAGAAAATGCAAACGGGAATGGCTAACACCGATTTTCTTCTGAACGTGCCTTCTACGGAGAAACAGAAGACTTAAAATCCCAGACCCAAAGCGTAAGGCTTCTGGTAAAGGTGCCCCACACCCACGTGAGCGTGATCTCGGTAAAACCACAAGGCCAAACTTACAGGACGCGGGGAAAGGCTGTAAAACGAATCGGTAAAGTTTCTGTTAGGTGAGGAGGCTGGCCGGGGTGTCAGGCTGAAAAACAATGTGACACGCGAGTAAGGGCCGCGGCGCGCGGCGGGCGGGTCGGCCCCGGGGCTGCCGCGCTCCGGGCCGGGCTCCGGGGCCGCGCGGGCTCGGCGCCCCGCGCTCCACGCGCCCCCGCGGGGCTCGCAGGGCCGGGCCCCCGTGCGCCCGgggccccgccgccgcccgcgccgccccggccgccgccggcccggcccggccgggcgggcccgggcCCCGTCCCCCCGCCGAGcggggcgcgggcggcgcggggggcggcggggtcGCGGCCGTCGGCTGCGCCCCGGCTTTGTTCGCGCCCCGCGCCCGCCGGCAGCCCGCGCCTCGGCCCCGCGCGCCCCGGCCCCGCGCGCCCGCCCCGGCCCACCTTCTGGATGGTTTGCTGCGTGACCTCCCCTTTGCCTCGCGGCCGGGCGGACGCGAAGGCCACCGACATGGTCGCGCGCGGGATCTGCCCGAGCTCCTCGGGGCTTCTGCTCCGGCGGCGCTCGGCGGCCCCGGGCGCTCATTCTCCGCAGtcgctgggggggcgggggccgcgggggGCGCCGCGCCGTGGGCTCGCCCGCCCCGCCGGCCCCTGCGTCGCCCCCGggcccgccgcgccgccgcccccGCGCGCCGTCCGCCCCCCCAGGCCGAGCCCCCGGCGGCGCCCCGCGTCGGCCGCTCTGCGCCCCGCGCCCGGCCCTCCACCACCGAGCCGCCCCCCGCTCTCCGTCGCCGGTGGTtcggcccggccccgccccgacGCGCGCGCACGTCAGCCGGACGCCGCCTGACGCCGCCCGACGCCGCCGTAAGGCGCCGGACGCCAGCAGCGCAGTgcgcggcggcgggggcgggcagGCGCGCGACGCGGGAGCAGAGGCGTCGTGAATCGCGGGCCGCGCGGCCGTGAGTGTGCGCTTTTCCCcggctccgccgccgccgccgccgccgcgccgcgccgcgccgccggCATGAGCTACGACCGCGCCATCACCGTCTTCTCGCCCGACGGCCACCTTTTCCAAGTGGAGTACGCGCAGGAGGCCGTGAAGAAGGGCTCGACCGCGGTGAGCGGCGGCCGGCGGGGCCTGGCGTGCGGGGCGGGTGGCGAGAGCGGGGCGGCGGAGGCTGGTGCGCGCCGGGCTCCCGGGGTCGGCCCGGCTTCGCCCGTGCTCACGGCCTCCGCCGTAGGGATGCGCTTTGTTCGGGCGGCTCTCGTGGAGCCCCGGGATCGTTGGTGTCGCTGAAGGAAGCGGGGCGGGGGCCCGTCTGGGACCTGCGGATGCTGGGACGGCCGCGCAGGCGGGCGCAGGAGAGTCTGGGGCCACTGCCCTCCTGCCGGTGGGTTCTCACCGAAGGGTGGCAGTGCTACATGTGTGCCAGTGACTTCGCACGGGCGCTCGCGAGGCCGGCGCGCTCGGTGTGAGCGCTGAGCCTTGGAGTACCGGTTTCTCTTTCCCTGGGGCGTCTCCAGGGTGTATGAGCGGCCGTGAGACGGCCATTTTGGCGGGTCACCCTGCAGGGCCCTGCTTGGGCCCTGGGCCGTGGGCGCGGGTGCGGGCGCCTAGCAGCAGGGCTGGGTCGTTGTTGGCTCGGTGACTCCTTCACGTCCGTAAGCAACCTAGGTGAGCCGCACCCCTGCGGTCCCGGCCAGGGGACTTCCCCACTGGGGACGGCAGTGGTCCTGGAAGCCCAGGTGCGCTTCAGGAACAAAGGGAAGCAGGCTCTCCGGGGCGGCGGTGCCACCGGGAGCCCTCCACCGGGTCGGGCAGCTTGGCGATCATTCTCCTGCTGCCACCTGAGCACAGATCTGACGTTTGGGCCACCATTTGAATTTTGGATGGGGGATGCGTTTGAGACACCTGTGGGTCTGTGTTCTGGTGTTACTGGTTTTCCTCTTACCTGCTGCCGTCTCGGAGGTTCGCGTGCACAGAGAAAAAGGACACAGCTCTGGGCGAGGAAGTGCTTTCATTTCCTGAATCTCTTCTGAAATTCAGGTCCAAAATCCATCTTCTGGCCCAACTGGGTTAAAGAGCACTGGGAGAGGAGCTGCTTGGACACTCCCGGCCCCCGTACTCCCTCGGGCCAGCCAGGGTGGCTTTGCTTAATCCTCCCAGCATCTCTGAGCCTGGCTCCCTTCTCCCAGGGGAACCTGGAGGGTCACCTAAGAGCATGAAGAGCCTTGAAGTCAGAAACACAGATCAGTGTTTTTCCACCATggtctggggttgggggtggggggcgcgggcTGGAATTTTGCGCCCCAGGGGGTGTTTGCCAACCGGTGCAGACTTGTTTCTTTGCCTGTGAAGTGCTGCCAGCTGACATTTAGGGGTAGAGGTGGGCAGGGCAGCCCCAGGGCCCGCAGTGCCTCGGCTGAGAGATCTCTGGGCTGAGACGTGTTGCTCCTTGGAGCATTGCCCTGTTTCTATCCGCTCATGCCCTGACGGGGTCGAGGGATCACTTGGCCAGTGGGAGATTTTTCCATGTTTCGGATACGCCCTCCTCCCCTCTACAGTATCTGCTATGTGCAGAGAGCAAGCTAATTCCCGGGAATAGTTGTTAAGATGTTAAGAGTTGTCCTTCCACTTGAGGGCAAACCAGACCTTCCCCAGAGCTGTGCACAGGTGTGCCacggtgcgggggggggggggggggggggggggggggggggttgttgtttcaatgtttttttactttgacagagagggagcgtgtgcacacgtgagcagggcaagggcagaatctcaagcaggctctgcactgccagcgcagagcccgactcgggggctcgatctcacaagccactgggagatcatgacctgagtggaaaccaagaactggatgcttaactgaccgagccacccaggtgcccccagcgtGGGTTTTAATATGCTTCACAACTACAGAAACATTGCTTTTGGGGCACTTGTCTCAAATGTCAGGATCTCAGGCTTAAAAGCCTTGCATGTGTCTCTGTGATTCTCCCCAGTTGAAGGTATATACACAACAGTTACTGTGTTGTAATTGAGACTTCGTATCAGTACGTTCAGTGCACAGGAGTGGGCGCCCAGGTCGTGACACTTGGGCCAGCTCTGCCAGAAATGGGTCAGTATCTGTGATCTGCGAAGCGtggggcccccacccccagggtgtTTGCAGGTCCCGGTTACCATCTGCTAAGCGCCCTGAGGCTGATGGCAAAACCTCttgttgctttctgtttttgtttttttttttttttaatttttttttaacgtttatttatttttgagacagagagagacagagcatgaacgggggaggggcagagagagagggagacacagaatcggaaacaggctccaggctctgagccatcagcccagagcccgatgcggggctcgaactcacggaccgcgagatcgtgacctggttgaagtcggacgcttaaccgactgagccacccaggcgccccacctctccTTGCTTTCTTAAGCACTGTGTTGATTTTTATTGAAGGTCGGTGTGCGAGGGAAGGACATCGTTGTTCTGGGCGTGGAGAAGAAATCAGTGGCCAAACTGCAGGATGAGAGAACCGTCCGCAAGATCTGCGCGTTGGATGACAACGTCTGCATGGCGTTCGCAGGTGAGTGGGGCCGGTGCCCTGGTCCTCAGAGGCCCTTATTAGCACTTTGGAGGCCGTCTCAGTGGGTTGGCTTTTGGAAGATCTAGAAAGTGGGGAAACTAAAGTCATTTAAAAGGAGTCGATTGGGAGGCTTTGCTGTTGCTGGCGCATGACTGGATCACAGTTACAGTCTGGAGACAGGCCTGGCGAGCCTGGTTTTCCCCGACCACAGTTCCCTGCTGTGGGGCATGCTGTGTGCCCCGGGCACTCTCGTGGCTTCCCGAGCTCCTCCGTGCGGGTCCACTCTAGCAAGATCCCAATGTACGTAAACTAACCTAGGGACTGGCGTGTCTTGTCCGAGGCCTCTGTGCACAGCCAGAGGATGATCACCCCGGGGTCCATCACCCAGATGACCTGAGAGCTGGGTTTCAGAGGACTGGCTGGAGTATGTAACTGCCGTGTGGTCGTGTGACCTGTGCCGTCCCCGATGGGAGCCGATGAGGCGTGGCTCCGGTGGCAGTCTTTCTGCTGTTGCAGGGCTCACTGCGGATGCGAGGATAGTCATCAACAGGGCCCGGGTGGAGTGCCAGAGCCACCGGCTGACCGTGGAGGACCCAGTCACCGTGGAGTACATCACCCGCTACATCGCCAGTCTGAAGCAGGTGGGCATCCCGCCACAGTAGTTCGTGGTACCTGTGTGTACCTGTTTGCAGAGGTCCCTTCAGGGGAATCAGAAAACTGCTCTAATTCCACGCACAGTCCCGATCTTTGTGCAAATGTAACTTACCGTAGGTTATCCACTTTGGTGGCATTGTTTGCGTTTAGTGGCGTGGGATGGTCCAAATTCACGTTTCTGAAGGGACGTGATAGTCTCTGTCTTGATGTCCTGAACGGTTGGCTTCCAAGCATTTGGGAGGAGCTGAGAGCCACCTCCACCCTCTGGTGACATGCCGGTCATTTTAAAGTCAAGCGTGTAGCCAAAGCGCGTGTTGTCAGAGTGGTTCCAGCGGTCTCAGTTGTGCTCCACGATGCGTTCGGTCGTGGGCAGGTCTTGCACACCTTTCTGAGCCAAACTGCACAAGAGGAGGAGGACCGCTGAGTAGTCCGGGCTCACGTCCCTCATCATTGGAACTGCAGATAACTTGAATGTCTCCATCCCTTCAGCGAAGGCTCAGCTGTTGGGAACaccgtgtgcgtgtgtgtgtgtgagagagagagagagagggagagagagagagaaagaggacttAGGGTGGGTTCCACAGGGCCTTTCGTGCTGAGGCATTAACATGTTCCTTCTCCCGCCAGCGCTACACGCAGAGCAATGGGCGCAGGCCGTTCGGCATCTCCGCCCTCATTGTGGGTTTCGACTTTGATGGCACCCCCAGACTCTATCAGACGGACCCCTCAGGGACGTACCATGCCTGGAAGGTGAGGCCCTGACAAAACAGAGAGTCTTCGGGCGGTCTCGCCAGTAAAAAGTTGCAGAGGCCACTGGAAGGTACCAGGTCTTCTGCTGGTGTAAGGAGGCCGTGTCCTGCGGGTGCGCGTGCACGCGTACTCACCACCCGTTTGTTCTGTGATGCTCCTGTTGATAGAGCGAAGGAGTCATTAGACATTGCTGTTTGAGACCATGTCCAAGGATAGGGGGCAATGGGGGTATGTGGCACGAAGCGCTGTCACCCATGTGTCTTTCAGTAACAAAGGAGAATCCCACTCGTGGCTAAGGATCAGCACCAGTTCCAAATAGCTCTTTGGGAAAGGAGTCCATAGGGCAGGACCAAGGGCAAGGCTGCCTCTGACACGGCTGGCCCAGGCAGCTGCGGTCTTGTCCTCGGGCCGGTTCTGGATTGTCGTGCCCGGCACCGTAGAACACATTCCTCTTTCAGGCTAATGCTATAGGCCGGGGCGCTAAGTCCGTGCGTGAGTTTCTGGAGAAGAATTACACCGACGAAGCCATCGAGACAGACGACCTGACCATTAAGTTGGTTATCAAGGCCCTCCTGGAAGTACGTTTGCATTTGAAATCTGGTGCTTGGGCTGGGCAGAATGGACAGCACAGAAGTGGGCGGCTGGGTGCAGGCAGCAGGAGCGGGGGCGGTGAGGCCGCCGACGGTAATGCCGGGCGCCCCAGGGCTTGCTCAGCCGGGCCCTGCCCCGGTGCTGTCAGCTCCCTCATGCGGCTGGGGCAATCAAGGACCGAGTTGCTGGTCCGAGGGCACGCTCAGGTGAGGAGCGGCAGAGGCAGGACGGGAGCCAGCAGGTGTGGAACTTTCCACTCAGAGCACGCCGCTGCTAAGATTGGGGGATGAGGAGAATGGGGACTAGTGGCTGGGAGCTGTGGCCTTGGGCTTTGTCAGCACTTGGGAGATGCTGGCAGGTAAAGCCAGAGGCAGGGGAGTGGCCAGAAGGCCAGGCTGGCGTCCAGCTGTTGggctttggtgggggggggggggggggggctaggggGGCTGGGAGCCTAGCTGCTGTGTGGAAGCGGGTGGCGGGGCGGGTGGTGCTGGTGCCATGCAGGTAGGCACCTGGCCTTATTCTTCGCTTTCCAAGGTGGTTCAGTCTGGTGGCAAAAACATTGAATTGGCTGTCATGAGACGTGATCAACCTCTCAAGGTAATCACCGAGGTCATCTGGTGTCCTTCGCTCTGGAGCATCCCCAgggatggggcgggggcgggggggtgggggtgggaacagGGACCCTACTCCTGTGGCGCTTGTGCTCCAGGAGATTTCTTCCCAAGGCTCCCCACAAACAAGAGGAAGAGTAAGCATCATCGTGTGGGTCTCCGGGGGAGGCTGGGGCTCGCGTGGCTGCTGGGCACGTTGAAAAGCTGCCGCAGGCCTGTGGCAAGCTGACCGGTGTCACCCTGATCAGGCGCGCACACCCTAGTTTTTCTGGTAGAAGCTGCTGTGAGCTGCATGTGGCTGGAGCCCCAGAGCTTTCCTCCCCAGGGGAGAGGGGGTGCTGGTTCCCTGGTGCCTTGTGTGCTTTGGAGGCTAACTGTAAACTTTCTTTGGTAGATTTTAAATCCTGAAGAAATTGAGAAGTACGTTGCTGAaattgagaaagagaaggaggaaaacgaaaagaagaaacagaagaaagccTCATGATGATGAAAtcttgaattgatttttaaattcaaatcatGGATTTTCAAAGCGATACATAGGCATTTCCCTCCACTCATCTACTGTCCAAGGGTCCTGCAATAAACTTCCTATTTGTTAACCTTTTCTTCAGAGCGTGTGTCTCTTGGGTGCAATCAGGACAGCTCTGTAGAAAGGGGGTCTTCCCCTCGCTGCGTCTGAGCGCTCTCCTTAGTGTGCGCGCTCCTCTGTGCTCTTGTCGCTAGTCTCGAAGTCGCCAAGCTACTGGTGGCGGGCCAGGGGCGTCCAGCTTTTTGGTTTGGGAGTCCAGCAGTGCTAGGAGCGCACGCCAAACGTGACGGCTGCTGTAGACAGGCGCGCGGCATTAGAGACAGACGCCGAGACTCCCGAGTTTCTCTTCCCAGAGGGGCTAGCAGACAGACCTTGTTCCTTCCTGACAGACACACGTCAGGGAACACGTGGCGCCCAGTTGGTTTTCACTCAGAATCCCACAGAGCAGCAGCCGTGTTCAGAAAGAGTCGTTTCTGGTTTCCCTAGATCAAGTCTTCGCACTTGTGTGCTCTCCCTTGAGTTCCTGGTGCTGATTGTCCCCTGTGCTTGCTCTCCCGCCAGAGATGGCCCTTCCAGGTTCCACCCAGCAGCAGCCTTGCCCTCACCCCTGCAGCTTCACAGCTTCACAGGAAGCTCTGCCACCAGTCCCGGTGACAGGACCACCGCCGGGCACCCCTGCCCCACCGGGCGATGGCACAAAGGGCTCTTTGAGTCCCTGGGCCGGCTGCCCTGCCAGCTGTGCCCTTGGGATTCCAGGGCGCTGCTCCCACCTCCGTCTGCAGCTTCCCTCACTGGGTTCTCGCTGAATGGCACGTATATATTCGATCTAGAAAGGAGTAAAAACGCCCAGATACGTTTTGAGCTCAGTGTAAAATGTAGCATTGTCACAACGTCAGCATAGAGCGTCAGTAGTGAAGTTAGTCATTGTGGTAAACTGTGACGGGACTATATTTAGATCGCCTAAAGGAAATACCTGCCTAGTGCGACCGCTGAGTCACCTACTTCGTGGAGGATTCGTGTTTTGGCTACCTGCATCTGACTATGGaagattttaactttttattggcCAAGGATGTTAGTTGTTTCCCCCAAAAAGGAAGGTTGCTGAGAACTTGTTGAAATTGTGAAACTGACCACGGTGCCGTGCCGTTGCAGGCCAGCCCCCTGCTGCTTGGGCCTGCTCTGGGCCCAGCGGAACCACAGGCAGGCACCGAGGGAGCGGTGACACAGTGGATGGGGCGGGCCTTTCAAAGACCCCCAGAAACCCATTTCAGTGATGCGGGGCGCTTTCGGTCCAAACAGCCACGTCTGCTGTTCTGGATGGTGCGGGGTCCAGCCCTGGAACAGGCCACAGGGCACAGAGGACACAGGAGCTCCaagcagcctggggtggggggcaggcatcTCCCAAGCAGGTTTACTGTGGACAGAGCTTTTAGAACCAGCTCTTGTCCCACGTCTGGAGAGCAGAGCCCCCTGTTCTGGGAAGCTGGCCCGCTGCACACTCGGGCTGGCTCATGCCCTTTACCCAGACCAACCGGGTCAATGTCACTTGAGAGCAGATGTCACCAAGGAGCCTATTAGCACGAGGCCTGAACAGCTCCTGCCTCGGGACGGGCACGGCAGACAGGATAGGACTCCAGCAGCACAACCAACAGGACGATTTTACTCTCAGAGCAGAGAAGAAAGTTTTAAAGGTTTGCACGTTTATTTATAATTACAATTTACATTACTCCAACAGAGCAACCCATTGCTAGGTTCTAATTCTTAGCCATTAAGTcctacaaaaataaacccaagctTTT is a window encoding:
- the PSMA7 gene encoding proteasome subunit alpha type-7, which produces MSYDRAITVFSPDGHLFQVEYAQEAVKKGSTAVGVRGKDIVVLGVEKKSVAKLQDERTVRKICALDDNVCMAFAGLTADARIVINRARVECQSHRLTVEDPVTVEYITRYIASLKQRYTQSNGRRPFGISALIVGFDFDGTPRLYQTDPSGTYHAWKANAIGRGAKSVREFLEKNYTDEAIETDDLTIKLVIKALLEVVQSGGKNIELAVMRRDQPLKILNPEEIEKYVAEIEKEKEENEKKKQKKAS